The sequence below is a genomic window from Hemitrygon akajei chromosome 2, sHemAka1.3, whole genome shotgun sequence.
TCGAAGGTGTGGTGTTATCAAACAGTGGTTAgaggggccgagtggcctgtACCTAATGTGTTTATTACCCATCAAGATGAATATGAGGATTTCTGGTACAGAGAATCAGTCGTGATTCTACTGAGGGACAGCACGGGCTCAGAGGGCAGCAGGCCTTTCTTCCTTTACTAATTCTGCCCTTCCAAGTCCGATAATGTGGTATTTGAACCCCCTCTGGTCGAGAACTGGGCCCTATCACTATATAATACACCAGTGGCCTTTCAGCCAGATGGAACGTGTTCTGGAGACACACGGGACTGCCCCTACTGGAATCTGGGACATGCaatccgctggaggaactcagtgggggggggggggggggggggaaattgtCAATGTTTCCATCGGAGAGCCTGCATCGgtactgagagcggagaggtGAGGGGGCCAGCAAAGATTGGAGAAGCAGGGGGCGTGTGAGGCGGCTGTGGGAGGGTCACATCGTGAGGGGGCGATACTGAGTCaggatcaagtttattatcactggcatgtgtcgtgaaatttgttaacagcagttcaatgcaatacataatatagaagaagaaaaataataataaatcaatcaattacagtttacatatattgactagattaaatatgcaaaaactgaaataatatgtatttaaaaagtgagatagtgttcaagggttcaatgcccatttagaaatcagatggtagaggggaagaagctgttcctgaattgctaagtgtgtgtcttcagaagggtcacattgtcagaggggtggtactgaggggggtcactctgtgggagtggtggtactgaggtagggtcacagtgtgggaggggtgataccgagggagggtcacattgtgagggatgatactgagggagagtcacagtgtagggggtggtactgagggagggtcactctgtgggagggtggtactgagggagggtcactctgtgggaggggtgataccgagggagggtcactctgtgggagggtggtactgagagagggtcactctgtgggagggagtgtcactctgtgggagggtggtactgagggagggtcacactgtgggagggtggtactgagggaatgtcactctgtgggagggtggtactgagggagggtcactctgtgggagggtgataccgagggagggtcactctgtgggagggtggtactgagggaatgtcactctgtgggagggtggtactgagggagggtcactctgtgggagggtgataccgagggagtgtcaccctgtgggaggggtgataccgagggagggtcactctgtgggagggagtgtcacactgtggggggggggtggtactgagggagggtcactctgtgggagggagtgtcacactgtggggggggtggtactgagggagtgttgctCTGTGGATGTGGTACTAATGGAACGTGACACTGGGAGGAGTTGCCTTTGGGATGAGACATCACATTCAGTGAGAAATCCCTTGTAGTTTTCTCGAAATTGTGACCTGGGGTCAGTATTCATCCTGACTCGGGGAACCCGGTCGTTATTGTACTGCTGCTTGTGTGATCTTGCTGTGCTGACAGTGGTGGCCGTGTTCCCCTCACGACAACGGTCGCGGCGCAGGCTCATTGTGGTGGGCCGACACCTGTGTGAcgcatctctctccctctctgtcaatccccctctccctctccctttctctgcaGACATCCTGAAGGAGCTGGACGAGTACTATGAGAAGCATCGGCGGGAGACGGACGTGGCGCAGCGCCGGCGCATCCTGCACTACATCCAGCGGGCTCTGATCCGCAGCCAGGAGCTGGGCGATGAGAAGATCCAGATCGTCAACCAGATGGTGGAGCAGGTGGAGAACCGGAGCCGGCAGGTGGAGGGGCACGTCGAGCTCTTCGAAAACTGTGCCGACGCCAGTGATGCCAATGGCAAGTCCTCGTTGGACAGGTCCAGGAACGAGGGCACGGCACCCGTGGAGAAGGCCAGCGCCAAGAGGTCCAGGAGGCAGCGCAACAACGAGAACCGGGAGAACACTTCCAGCAACCACGACCACGAGGAGACCAGCGCCGGAATGCCCAAGGAGAAGAAGGCAAAGACCTCCAAGAAGAAGAAGAGGTCCAAGGCCAAGGCAGAGAGGGAAGCTTCTCCCACCGACCTCCCCATCGATCCCAACGAGCCCACCTACTGCCTGTGCAACCAGGTCTCCTACGGAGAGATGATTGGCTGTGACAATGATGAATGTCCCATCGAGTGGTTCCACTTCTCCTGTGTGAGTCTCCACCACAAACCCAAAGGCAAATGGTACTGTCCCAAGTGCAGGGGCGAGAATGAGAAGACCATGGACAAAGCACTGGAGAAATCCAAAAAGGAAAGGGCGTATACCAGGTAGTTCCAGGGTCAGTGCCCGCTCTCTGTACAGCAACAGATCCCTGTGTATTTATTACTGACGTGTCCCCCTCTCTCTGGCCAAGTGGATAGTGGGGAGTGCTCTAAAGAAGGCATTTGTCCTGGAGACCAGTTTATAGGTTTTTTTCCCCAAGTAACAGTGAGGACTCAAAAAGAGCCCAGGTTTTTACGTTTCATGTCCGGTGCCTGGACTAGTTTTTgttttgtaaaaaaaacactttcTTGAAAAAAATTGTAAAAATGTCAATCGTcatttccttttttaaaatctACATCTCTCTCTGGACAAAAACAATAAAGAAGAGGAAATGGTTTTTATTAAAAATATTTATCAGAAATAGCTGCCTTTTTAGTTTCTCAAGAGTTTGTATAAATGTACAGGTAGGAACTTTCCATGTATAGTGTATGATTCACAGTATTGGGGTTTAACCAGATtgtaagaaataattttattgttACTTGTTTAACAGAAACCTGTACAGATGTGATATACATTATAAAGGATGAATGAAGGAGCTGTGTGTGTGATTTGTGCCTCATTCTGGTCTCCAGCCACTGTGCTCTGATTCCACCTGTGCCTCCTGTGGTTTTCCATCCCAGTTGCTGTCCAGATACACttggctgtcccccccccccccccacttaactTTGCTTCCACAGTCTGTGATTGTGGTGGGAAACTTTGCCCCTTTGCCTGAGCAAAGGAGACTGTTGATAGATTCTCAGCAACGACTAGGGACACGTGGAAAAGCCCCTGAGCTTCAGAAATTTACTCACCATATGTAGGTGTGGCTGCGTGCGAGTGCAGATACGTGTTGCTATGCGTGTACCGTTGTGGCTGTGTATAACAAttatttcctttacacttgtgtacaggaaatggcattaaacaagctTGTATCTtaaaatgtttgtgtgtgtgtgggtgtttcgctatgtgtgtgagtgtgtatgtatgtgtgcacTTGTAACTAATTGTCTGCAAGTTTAAAATATCCACATCAGCACAATATCCTCAAAACCACGGCCCCTTGACCACTTGTGGATTTCTGAAATGGTTTTGCCTGGACAAGTGTCTCTCCGTGTCACAATGTCCCAACCACCATCATTGTAAAAATGGCCTCTCCCACCATGCCCATGTGTGTACCATCTACAAAACACGCTGCAATTCCTCGCCAAGGTCACCTGGACAGCCCCTCCCAGACCCAACATAGACCCCACCATGGGCAGCAGCTCATGGGAAGACCACCACCTTCACGCCCCTCTCCTATCCTGACTGGGAAATCTATCATGCAGCCTGCAGCATCACTGGGTCTAAACTGGAACTCCATCCCGAGCAGCGCAGTGGAagcaccttcaccagaaggactgcagACGGCTCAGCCCCGCCATTTTTGACACAGTTATGGATGCTGGTTGTGAGAGGAAAGATTCTGAATGCATCTCATTGTCCAAGCACAAGGAGTCTAGACTGCGACTTGGAACCAAAGGGAAGTGCATTTACCGAGCTTTCACGTTCTCTTTCTGCCAGGAAACAAACTGAATTGAACTATGCTGCAGTGGGAGATGTGTCAGTCAGGTTGGTTATGTGGGTTAATTATCTTGCACAATTTGGGGTGGCTGTTCCTGCGCTTTCCTCTTCTATGTACTGTGATGTGATGTGAGCCGAAAGTGGAAGAGACTGGGAGCTGGAAATGAATGAAAGTTCGGCAGAGGGAAGGAGTCGACCTGCATGCACCAACTCTCCTGTGCATCAGTTCCAGGGATTTCTCTAACATCGGAGCACCAGCTATGTGCtctgtacctgtgatgctgccgcaagtaagtttttcattctaCCTGTACACACGTGCTTGTGCATGTGGCAATAAGCTTTGACCTTGGCAAGGAGCCAGGCTGAGCCCCTTGTTTCCACACCCTCTGGGCCTGTTCCCTGTGACTGACGGTTGCAGGTAACTCCATCACAGATCAGCGTGGCCTCCCAATGGCCTTATGTGCAGAACCTGAGTGGAGTAGCAGGTGGGAGACTAACTTGTTCACCTGCTGACCCATTTCCTGGACAAGTCGGAGCAGGAGTGGCCATTTCTGTCTTTCAGTAGTCACAGCTGGTCCTGTTCCTCCGGTCCCTTCTCAGTCCACAGTCCTACAACTATCCAAACCTCCAGCCCCCAGCCGCGAATCCCTCAGATGCCTGACCCTTCTGCGTATTTGTGAGATTTCCAAAATGGGTCAGCAGGTGAAGGACTGAATTTGCTATGTCCCCAAACTGTCCTTGTGATTTAGCTGCCTTTTTGTCGCctaatttattttgtgttttcgGTTAACTTCCCACCTACAGCTCTGCTCAGGATCTGCTTGTGATCACTTATGACGAAGAGTAATATCCTCATCCTGAGACTGAAACTAAGATGTACTGAGCCTCAGACTCAGAATaacaccataagaccagaagacgtaggagcagaattaggtcattcagtccatcaagtctttgcaatctcatcatggctgatttattatcccgttcaactccattctcctgccttctccccttaacctttgacacccttacgaatcaagaacctgtcaacctccattttaaatacacccaatgactttctctccacagctgtctgtggcaatgaattccacagattcaccaccctccagcaaaagaaattcctcatctctgttctaaaggacgtCCTTCTGTtgtgaggctgtgcactctggtcctagactccctcgcTATAGGAAGCATCCACTTTAcacaggtctttcaatattcaatagtttcaATGGGAAcccgccctcattcttctaaacttgaccatgtacaggcccagagccatacaTTAACAAtctcattcctgagatcattctcgtgaacctcctctggaccctttccaatggcagcacagcttttctaagataaggggccccaaactgctgacaatactctgtGTAGCCTGACTTATgttttataaaacttcagcatgaCATCCTTGCTCCTAGACCTCcggaaatgaatactaacattgcatttggcttctcaCTTTCTGTCCTGACCCTCCAGTGAGGGAAGCAGCGTCCACTGCCCACCCTGACCCAATCCTAGGGATCCTGTGACCCAGTGAGATCACACTCAGCCCAGTAAACACACTCACTTTCTCCAAGGACAGCCCCACCACCCTTCTGAGTCTACAGCTCTGCgcagcctctttcgatcctgCGCATTGGAGCCACCGTACTAGacagccagaatgctctccagggtccatctgtagaaatatctcctcctcctgcttcaaaacatccaccattgtccctgtacctacaaagaccaaggtaacatgtctgaacgactggcatcctgtcacactcacctcaataataagcaaatgctttgagaggctggtcaaggactacatctgcagcatggaGCCAACCACACTGGACCTCCTACAAttccctaccgacacaaccgatcgacagatgacataATAGcctcagctctgcatcctgtccttACACATTTGGAGAAGagagatgcttatgtgagaaaaCTGTTCTTGGActccagttcagcattcaacaccataattccctccaggtttcacaagaagctcagagacctcagtcttcaccctgccttgtgtagctggatcctggacttcctgtcagagcaccggcaggtggtaagagtgggctcccttacCTCTGCCCCTCAACGCAGGTGCctttcagggctgtgtactaagccaccctcctttactctctgtatacccatgactgtgttgccacccacagctccgatctgcaaattaaatttgcctatgacactacactgattggcctaatctcaaataataatgaggcagcctacacagacgaagtcatcaccccgacacagtggtgtcaagaaaacaacctctccatcaatgtagcgaaaacaaaggagctggttgtggactacaggaggaatagagacaggctaacccctacggacatcaatggatctggtatCGGGAGGGTGAACGGCTgtaaattcctcagcataaacatcaccgaggatctcacatggtctgtacataccggctgtgtggtgaaaaaggcacaacagtgcctctttcaccttagacagttgaagaagtttggtatgcccccccccccccccaaattctaagaactttctataggggcacagttgagagcatcctgactggctgcatcactgtaagggaactgtacttccctcaatcgcaggactctgcagagagtggtgcagacagcccagcgcatctgtagttgtgaacttcccactcttcaggacatttacaaagacaggtgggaaaaaaggcccgaaggatcattggagacccgagtcaccccaaccacaaactgttccagctgctaccatccgggaaacggtaccacagcataaaaaccaggaccaacaggctcccggacagcttcttccaccaggccatcagactggttCATTCATGctgtatttctatattatattgactatcctgttgtacataatatttattataaattactataattgcacgtTGAGAAGTaatgtaaaggtttttactcgtcacgtatatgaaggatgtaagtaataaaatccaTTCAATTCATCTGCAAACTCTGCATGTGCTGATGTTACCTGGTGGGCCCTTGTTTAACAGAACATCCTTTAGTGAAGACCTCCTCGAATGCCTTCTGAACTCTTTCTCCATCCTGTCAGTGGCTCCTCAAAACATAATAATTGTCAATCACAATTTCCTCCATAAAATCACATTGGTTTTATCTGAGTGAGAATGAATTTTCCGGGTGTATGTCTCAGTGATTGTTCCCAGGGTGATGCCGATGTCAGGATTTAGCTTCTCTGCATTTGTTGCCCCTTCTTGTATTGTGTAGTCAGCTTCATGCTGCTGGGTCTGTGTCAGAACCTGGCATTAGTGTTTGCCCTGTTAGGCTGCGGGCTGCAGCTGAGATCGGCGGGTTTCCCTGTTCCGATACACTGTCTGTGTGAATCTCCGGCGAGtgcagggatggggagatggtgcagatAACAAGGGAACTGACAAGATGGAATAGGATAGAGGGGAAGGTGAAACCTACACAAGAGaagtagagtcacagagacatacagcacaggtcaggccttttggcccacccaAAGCATACTAACATTCAGGTACTATTTACACCGATCTCACTCTATTCtcaccacattcccatcaactcactCCAAATTTTTTCATCTGTTCTGTTGTATCTCTTAGTCCTCCTGTGAATCCtcgaagaaaatgaatctcaggatagtatatggtggcatattcagaatcaggtcaaatttgttaacttagcaacagcagttcaatgcaatacataatatagcagagaaagaaataataataaataaaataaaacataataataaataaacaattacatatattgaatagatttttaaaaagtgcaaaaatagaaatattgtatatttaaaGAAGGTGAGGCagtatccaaagattcaatgtccatttaggaatcagatggcagagggaaagaagttgttcctgaatcactgagtgtgtgccttcaggcttctgtatctcctacctgatggtaacagtgagaaaagggcatgccctgggtgctggaggtccttaataatgtacgttgcctttctgagacaccgctccctaaagatgtcctgggtactttgtaggctagcgcCTAAGAtgtagctgactagatttacaaccttctgcagcttctttcggtcctgtgcagtagcccctccataccagacagtgatgcagcctgtcagaatgctctccatgctacacctacagaagtttttaagtgtatttgttgacatgccaaatcgcttcaaactcctactaaagtatagctgctgtcttgccttctttataactacgtcgatattttgggaccaggttagatcctcagagatcttgaacccagaacttgaagctgctcactctctccacttctttctttctttttaaatctttttactaATTTTCCAACAGAACTTAGAAAAATATGAatacagagagcttgagagtacataattaagaAGGCCGTAAATACAAATGCAGACAGTTGATAACAcagatataataacctcccaaactcatactgtatttacattttaaaaaaccccaaaaaactaACTATCAGCAACTAACCTAACAAACCTGGGCTATTGTATTATATCAGatatacacagtagtgtcaataactccgcatgtctatccaaataactGAGGGTAATAAATAAAGGTTCAGGAAAGGTcaatttagctcatatgaaaatgttgaataaatggtctccaggtttcttcaaatttgaccgaagggtcaaaaatgatgcttctgattttttctaaactcaagcaagatatagtttgggaaaaccattgaaatgtagttgggggattaatttctttccagttcagtagaatggatcttctagccattaatgtaacaaatgcaatcatccactgagctgaaggggataaataactattatccaccattggtaagccaaaaattgaaGCAATAGGATAAGGATGTAAATTAATACTCAAAACTGTTGAAAttataccaaaaatatctttccagtatttcTGCAAGCAAGGGCATGAGCAAAACATGTGAGTCAAAGAGGCTACTTcactcgccattgtctcttacagtttaagattgttcatagagcccatatgtctaaatctaaactatctcgattctaccctggcattagtccgctctgtgataaatgcaagaggggcgtggcctctctcatccatatgtactggctctgtcctagcttggagaaattctggaaagatgtcttcactacactatcgggtattctgaatcagcacctagaacctaaccccttaattgctctgttcggtttttggggcgagacagatttatgtctgggtccgaccaaatgccgaatactatcctttgcctctctcctggcgagacgcttgatcctccttagatggagagatgttgccccgcccactcatgctcaatggcttaacgacattatggcctgcttggacctcgaaaaaattcattactcagttcttaattcggatttaaagttccataaggtctgggggccttttatcgagtactttcataaccttcctcttgactagggtttttttttcttttcagtcccttgctttcagctcccttttttttttctggtagtaggcattattatcctctgttgctaagtgtattcacagtctgggagtttgactgtccggacttatactctctatattgtgtgatggttggtctggaattgtttttttttcttgtgttgtggggtttggggaggacactaagctcacttgtctttaatttaggtgcttttttgttaaattctcttcctttgtagcatattgttattgtatgcttaaccttgctctgtattaatgctcctcactgggatttggggtttttaattttgtaaaatgttttgaaaaactaataaaaaaattaaaaaaaaagaggctACTTCAGAATGGCATCTATCACAGATTGGATTAAcatgggaataaaaatgagcaagtttgtccttggacatatgggccctatgcaccACCTTGAATTGTATCAGGGTGTATTTTGGcaagtggtcagcagcacaggagcgccgcagggaaccgtactctctccggtcctgttcaccctgtacacatcagacttccaatataactcggagtcctgccatgtgcagaagttcgctgatgacacggccatagtggggtgtgtcaggaatggacaggaggaggagtataggaaactgatacaggactttgtgatatggtgcaactcaaactacctgcgtctcaatatcaccaaaaccaaggagatggtggtggactttaggagatctaggcctcatatggagccagtgatcattaatggagaatgtgtggagcaggttaagacctacaagtatctgggagtacagttagacgagaagctagactggactgccaacacagatgccttgtgcaggaaggcacagagtcgactgtacttccttagaaggttggcgtcattcaaggtctgtagtgagatgctgaagatgttctataggtcagttgtggagagcgccctcttctttgtggtggcgtgttggggaggaagcattaagaagagggacgcctcacgtcttaataagctggtaaggaaggcgggctctgtcgtgggcaaagtactggagagtttaacatcggtagctgagcgaagggcgctgagtaggctacggtcaattatggataactctgaacatcctctacatagcaccatccagagacagagaagcagtttcagcgacaggttactatcgatgcaatgctcctcagacaggatgaagaggtcaatactccccaatgccattaggctttacaattctaccgccaggacttaagaactttttaaaagctattattaat
It includes:
- the ing1 gene encoding inhibitor of growth protein 1, which produces MLSPANGEQLHAVNYVEDYLDSIESLPFDLQRNVSLMREIDAKYQDILKELDEYYEKHRRETDVAQRRRILHYIQRALIRSQELGDEKIQIVNQMVEQVENRSRQVEGHVELFENCADASDANGKSSLDRSRNEGTAPVEKASAKRSRRQRNNENRENTSSNHDHEETSAGMPKEKKAKTSKKKKRSKAKAEREASPTDLPIDPNEPTYCLCNQVSYGEMIGCDNDECPIEWFHFSCVSLHHKPKGKWYCPKCRGENEKTMDKALEKSKKERAYTR